In Triticum urartu cultivar G1812 chromosome 6, Tu2.1, whole genome shotgun sequence, the following proteins share a genomic window:
- the LOC125514807 gene encoding mitogen-activated protein kinase kinase kinase 3-like — translation MGTPQRPRPRQLARTNAMRNSSYSADAGADGDDDLAAYGRIQLSVDREARASPGARAGYASQTSFRIHGGRGGGEEVAELFRQLGLSGPEDFAIPPAVYAAANAARRRASLEESSPAASPSGVPEISGRDVVVASRLQPAGDGEEAGLATELVQSETIQVSAKSYQRPWAESKAILVESERVETSTREVTAVSEPENAGEGKGNDKLAKVEISREERTREVVVEATREKATGALALVVAESNSCDIEHLVSPSPNRRFRRTITSWIKGGHIGSGSFGSVYEAISDDGFFFAVKEVSLIDQGINAKQRIVQLEHEVSLLSRLEHDNIVQYYGTDKEDGKLYIFLELVTQGSLAALYQKYCLQDSQVSAYTRQILNGLNYLHQRNVLHRDIKCANILVDANGLVKLADFGLAKEMSILSQARSSKGTVFWMAPEVAKAKPHGPPADIWSLGCTVLEMLTGKVPYPDMEWTHALLKIGRGIPPKIPNTLSEDARDFIAKCVQANQKDRPSAAQLLEHPFVKRPLQH, via the exons ATGGGCACGCCGCAGCGCCCGCGCCCGCGGCAGCTGGCGCGCACCAACGCCATGCGGAACTCCTCCTACTCCGCGGACGCCGGCGCCGACGGCGACGACGACCTCGCGGCCTACGGCCGCATCCAGCTCAGCGTCGACCGCGAGGCCCGCGCCTCCCCTGGCGCCAGGGCCGGGTACGCGTCGCAGACCAGCTTCCGCATCCacggcggccgcggcggcggggaggaggtCGCCGAGCTCTTCCGCCAGCTCGGCCTCTCCGGCCCCGAGGACTTCGCCATCCCGCCGGCCGTCTAcgccgccgccaacgccgcccgccgccgcgcctcgcTCGAGGAGTCGTCCCCTGCGGCGTCGCCGTCGGGGGTTCCTGAAATTTCGGGACGCGACGTCGTCGTCGCCTCTAGGTTGCAGCCAGCCGGCGACGGGGAGGAAGCTGGGTTGGCCACCGAATTGGTCCAATCGGAGACCATACAAGTTTCAGCAAAATCATATCAACGACCATGGGCCGAATCCAAAGCCATATTGGTCGAATCAGAGAGAGTGGAGACCTCTACACGAGAGGTCACTGCTGTGTCTGAGCCGGAGAATGCAGGTGAAGGGAAGGGGAATGACAAATTGGCCAAAGTGGAAATATCACGAGAGGAGAGGACAAGAGAAGTGGTTGTGGAGGCCACAAGGGAGAAGGCCACTGGTGCCCTGGCTCTCGTTGTTGCAGAGTCCAATTCATGTGACATCGAGCATTTGGTCTCGCCGTCGCCGAACAGGCGGTTTAGGAGAACCATCACATCTTGGATCAAGGGAGGGCATATCGGAAGCGGATCATTCGGGTCAGTCTACGAGGCGATCAGCGA TGATGGGTTTTTCTTTGCTGTCAAGGAAGTGTCATTGATTGACCAAGGAATCAATGCAAAACAGCGCATCGTCCAGCTTGAGCAT GAGGTATCCCTCTTGAGTCGTTTGGAGCATGACAATATTGTTCAGTATTATGGAACAGACAAG GAAGATGGCAAATTGTATATTTTTCTTGAACTTGTGACCCAAGGCTCTTTGGCAGCTTTATATCAAAAATATTGTTTACAAGATTCACAAGTATCAGCATATACAAGGCAGATTTTGAATGGTTTGAACTATCTACATCAGCGAAATGTGCTGCACAG GGACATCAAATGTGCAAATATTCTAGTTGATGCAAATGGTTTGGTCAAATTGGCAGATTTTGGGCTTGCGAAGGAG ATGTCAATTTTGAGCCAAGCAAGATCTAGCAAGGGAACTGTCTTCTGGATGGCCCCTGAG GTTGCTAAGGCTAAGCCACATGGACCTCCAGCAGATATATGGAGTCTTGGCTGCACAGTTTTGGAGATGCTGACCGGCAAAGTTCCATACCCTGATATGGAATGG ACACATGCTTTGCTCAAAATTGGTAGGGGAATACCACCAAAAATTCCCAATACGTTATCAGAAGATGCCCGGGATTTCATAGCAAAGTGTGTTCAAGCAAACCAAAAGGACCGGCCATCTGCTGCTCAGCTGTTGGAGCACCCTTTTGTGAAGAGACCACTGCAACATTAA
- the LOC125514809 gene encoding pentatricopeptide repeat-containing protein At1g05750, chloroplastic-like: MLSNGTGEGNLPVHLKNKRSSRSSVSAESFSAMAVAASPSLSLPPPTQRATPKPRRRTPPRDVVSWTSAIARPAREGALPATAAALSAMLSSPAAPAPNDVTLLTVLSACAGSPSSPFARPLALSLHALAIKLFPGHLLLCTCLARFYLASRLPHHALQLFGSMPVRSVVTYNTMITGLMRNGLVAAAREVFDGMPDPDKVSWTALIDGCVKNGRHDEAIDCFHAMLLDGVEPDYVTLVAAISACAEVGALGLGMWVHRFVTRERLEGNIRIANSLIDMYARCGQVEFAWQVFDSMRKRTVVSWNSMIVGFAANGRCVDAIEHFKAMQRKGFKPDAVTFTGVLTACSHAGLTDEGLRYYDAMKAEHGITARMEHYGCVVDLLGRAGRLDEAMSVVATMPMRPNEVVLGALLAGCRIHGDVDMAEQLMQYLLEQDPGGDSNYVLLSNIYAGVGKWDGAGMVRGLMKARGVKKRPGRSAVEIDGAVHEFVCGDRSHPQAEEVFDMLGLLSHEMAGHEAVSYG; this comes from the coding sequence ATGCTGAGTAATGGAACCGGGGAGGGGAACCTCCCTGTTCATCTAAAAAACAAAAGGAGCTCTCGTTCTAGTGTTTCAGCCGAAAGCTTCTCGGCCATGGCAGTGGCCGCCTCTCCATCTCTCAGTCTTCCTCCACCTACGCAGCGCGCCACCCCAAAGCCGCGCCGCCGTACGCCGCCGCGAGACGTGGTCTCATGGACGTCCGCCATCGCGCGCCCGGCGCGGGAGGGCGCCCTGCCGGCGACGGCCGCGGCGCTCTCCGCCATGCTCTCCTCCCCCGCCGCGCCCGCGCCCAACGACGTCACCCTCCTCACTGTcctctccgcctgcgccggctctccctcctccccgttCGCCCGGCCCCTCGCGCTATCGCTCCACGCCCTCGCCATCAAGCTGTtccccggccacctcctcctctgCACCTGCCTCGCGCGGTTCTACCTCGCGTCCCGCCTCCCCCACCACGCCCTCCAGCTGTTCGGCTCCATGCCCGTCAGGTCCGTAGTCACCTACAACACCATGATCACCGGCCTCATGCGCAACGGCCTCGTCGCCGCCGCGCGCGAGGTGTTCGACGGAATGCCGGACCCGGACAAGGTCTCCTGGACGGCGCTCATCGACGGGTGCGTCAAGAACGGGCGCCATGACGAGGCGATTGACTGCTTCCATGCCATGCTGCTGGACGGCGTCGAGCCAGACTACGTCACGCTGGTAGCTGCCATCTCCGCGTGCGCTGAGGTCGGCGCGCTCGGCCTCGGTATGTGGGTGCACCGGTTCGTGACCAGGGAGAGGCTGGAGGGCAACATCCGCATCGCCAACTCGTTGATCGACATGTATGCTCGGTGCGGTCAGGTGGAGTTTGCATGGCAGGTGTTTGACAGCATGAGGAAGCGGACGGTGGTCTCCTGGAACTCGATGATTGTCGGGTTTGCAGCCAATGGACGGTGCGTGGACGCCATCGAGCATTTCAAGGCAATGCAGAGGAAGGGGTTCAAGCCGGACGCTGTGACGTTCACGGGCGTGCTCACGGCCTGCAGTCACGCCGGTCTCACCGATGAGGGGCTGAGGTACTATGACGCCATGAAGGCGGAGCATGGCATCACAGCAAGGATGGAGCACTACGGGTGCGTGGTCGACCTGCTCGGCCGGGCAGGGCGCCTGGACGAGGCCATGAGTGTGGTGGCGACCATGCCGATGCGGCCGAACGAGGTGGTGCTGGGAGCTTTGCTTGCTGGGTGCCGGATACACGGGGACGTCGACATGGCTGAGCAGCTGATGCAGTACCTCCTCGAGCAGGACCCTGGCGGCGACTCAAACTACGTGCTGCTGTCAAACATCTACGCCGGCGTCGGGAAATGGGATGGCGCGGGCATGGTCCGGGGCCTGATGAAAGCCCGGGGAGTGAAGAAGAGGCCAGGCCGCAGCGCCGTGGAGATCGACGGCGCCGTGCATGAGTTTGTCTGCGGAGATCGGTCTCATCCGCAGGCTGAGGAGGTGTTCGACATGCTTGGCCTGCTGAGCCATGAGATGGCAGGGCATGAGGCCGTGAGTTATGGATGA